One genomic region from Glaciimonas sp. PAMC28666 encodes:
- a CDS encoding GspE/PulE family protein produces MARPEKIRLGEILLQQKLLSQEQLQLALAEQQRTGRKLGRIFVENGFATEDAISGALARQLNIPYINLKQYQIKPNTVRLLPEIQARRFRAIAMDEQDDGLLIGMADPTDLFAYDEITRLLKRDITLAVVNESELLQTIDRLYRRTTQITGLARELEQELGDTAIDFGTMATGAGLEDAPVVKLLQSLFDDATQVGASDIHIEPQEKRLHIRFRIDGVLHLQTEADIKIAPSLALRLKLMADLDISEKRLPQDGRFAIKVKQQQVDVRISTMPTQHGESVVMRLLNQSGGILNLDAIGMPKEMLKRFRAIVQRPNGLVLVTGPTGSGKTTTLYGALSELNTRERKLITVEDPVEYRLPGINQVQVNDKIELSFSRVLRSALRQDPDVVLVGEMRDQETAQIGMRAAMTGHLVLSTLHTNDAISTPIRLLDMGVPGYMVASSLQAVVAQRLVRLICESCSQDYALQVNEIEWLKSELKETVNMHQYAHGRGCSHCNGTGFRGRVGVYEMLEITREVADAANGDDSAKFMKVASAQLAGETLRRHAVALVLEKRTTVSEAMRISTQLED; encoded by the coding sequence ATGGCCAGACCAGAAAAAATTCGCTTGGGCGAAATTTTACTTCAACAAAAACTGCTGTCGCAAGAACAATTGCAATTAGCATTAGCCGAACAACAACGCACCGGACGGAAATTGGGGCGTATTTTTGTTGAAAACGGTTTTGCGACGGAAGACGCTATTTCTGGCGCCCTGGCCCGGCAGCTTAATATTCCGTACATCAATCTCAAGCAATATCAGATCAAACCAAACACGGTGCGTCTTCTTCCTGAAATTCAGGCACGGCGTTTCCGCGCCATTGCGATGGACGAACAGGACGATGGGCTGTTGATTGGGATGGCAGATCCTACCGATCTATTCGCTTACGACGAAATCACCCGGCTCTTGAAACGCGACATCACTTTAGCCGTGGTCAATGAAAGCGAGCTTCTCCAGACGATCGATCGACTCTATCGACGCACCACTCAGATCACCGGTTTAGCGCGGGAACTAGAACAAGAACTCGGTGATACCGCTATCGATTTCGGCACAATGGCAACCGGGGCAGGTTTGGAGGACGCTCCAGTTGTCAAGTTGTTGCAATCCTTGTTCGATGACGCAACCCAGGTCGGGGCCTCGGATATCCATATCGAACCGCAGGAAAAACGACTTCATATCCGATTCCGCATCGACGGCGTTTTGCATCTGCAAACGGAGGCCGATATCAAAATCGCGCCATCGCTGGCGCTCCGCCTGAAGCTGATGGCAGATCTGGACATCTCTGAAAAACGCCTTCCGCAAGATGGACGCTTCGCGATCAAGGTCAAGCAACAGCAGGTGGACGTGCGGATTTCCACGATGCCGACCCAGCACGGAGAGTCCGTCGTCATGCGACTGCTGAACCAGAGCGGTGGCATCCTCAACCTGGATGCGATCGGCATGCCGAAAGAAATGCTGAAGCGATTTCGGGCCATCGTCCAACGCCCCAACGGGCTAGTATTGGTGACGGGCCCGACCGGTAGCGGCAAAACCACGACATTGTATGGTGCGTTGTCTGAGCTCAATACGCGAGAGAGAAAACTTATTACGGTCGAAGACCCGGTTGAATACAGGCTTCCCGGCATCAATCAGGTTCAGGTCAACGACAAAATCGAATTAAGTTTTTCCAGAGTCCTGCGCTCTGCTTTACGTCAAGATCCGGATGTGGTCCTGGTGGGCGAAATGCGTGATCAGGAAACTGCCCAGATCGGCATGCGCGCCGCCATGACAGGACATCTGGTATTATCCACCCTGCACACCAACGACGCCATTAGCACGCCAATACGCTTGCTCGACATGGGCGTGCCCGGCTATATGGTTGCCAGTTCGCTGCAGGCAGTTGTCGCCCAACGCCTGGTGCGTCTGATCTGCGAAAGCTGTTCGCAAGATTACGCCCTGCAAGTGAACGAAATCGAGTGGTTGAAGAGTGAGCTTAAAGAGACTGTGAATATGCACCAATACGCCCATGGTCGCGGCTGCTCGCATTGTAATGGTACTGGTTTTCGTGGTCGGGTGGGAGTCTATGAAATGCTGGAAATTACCAGAGAAGTCGCAGACGCGGCCAACGGCGACGATTCAGCAAAATTCATGAAAGTCGCAAGCGCACAATTAGCCGGTGAGACCCTGCGTCGGCACGCGGTGGCGCTGGTGCTGGAAAAGAGAACGACGGTCAGCGAAGCGATGCGCATTAGTACTCAGCTTGAGGATTAG